GTCGAAGCTCTCCCAGCGGCGGAAGTCTTCTTCCACATAATCGGCGAGTTCCTTCAAAAAGGTCTCAACGCCAACGGAAAGAACCAGCTTCATCATATGATCAACACTGACGAATGGAACAATATTGAGGTTAGGTTGCGTCATCATTACTCCTAAAGCGCATCCCGAAAAGTGCGAAGCGTTTTTCGGAACAAAATGCGCGTAAAACGAAGAAATAGAGCCTCCAATGGCCAGACGATTGCATCTGGCCACGAGAGGCGGTCTTCTGATTCAATAGTTGATGGTTGGACGGTCCATGACGCTGCGGCCAAGCAAGCTCGCCATCAGATCAACCATCACAGTTGCAGTGCGTCCACGTTCATCGAGAAACGGGTTAAGTTCCACCAGATCGAGGCTCGTCACCAACTCACTGTCATGCAGCATTTCCATAATCAGATGGGCTTCGCGGAAGGTTGCTCCACCTGGAACAGTGGTTCCAACAGCAGGCGCAATCGAAGGCTCTAGGAAATCGACATCAAGGCTGACATGCAAAAGGCCGTTTTCTTCCTTCACGCGCTGGAGGAACCGGCGTAAAAGAGCGGCCACGCCATGCTCATCGATTAGGCGCATGTCATAAACAGCCACGCCAGTCTGCTTGATTGCAGCGCGTTCTGCCGGATCAACACTTCGAATACCCATCATGCAGACATTGTCAGGATCAATCGGCGCTGCTAATGGCGGGAAATAGCCCTCAAAGCCCTTCTGGCCAGTGTAATAAGCAACGGGCGTGCCATGCAGATTACCACTGTCTGTGGTTTCCAGCGTATGGAAATCCGTATGGGCATCAAGCCAGAGCACAAACTGCTTGCGGCCCTTTTCTGCAGCACGGCGCGCAATGCCCGGAACTGTGCCTGCGGCGAGCAGGTGATCGCCGCCGAGGAAAATCGGAAACCCTTCTTCGCTTTCGCGATAGGCAGCCTCACTAATTGCTTCGATCCAGGCAACGGCCTGTGGCAACGCCTTGATTGCAGGATTGGGATGGGTCAGCGGACGCAGCTCGGCCTGTGCCAGATTGCCCAGATCGGTAAACTCGTGGCCGAGTTCGCGAATGGCTTCTGCAATGCCCGCAGCCCGATAACCGTCGGGGCCCATGTTGCAGCCCAGACGACCAGTGCCTTCCTGAACAGGTAATCCCAAAATCT
This sequence is a window from Ochrobactrum quorumnocens. Protein-coding genes within it:
- the rocF gene encoding arginase, which translates into the protein MHCKILGLPVQEGTGRLGCNMGPDGYRAAGIAEAIRELGHEFTDLGNLAQAELRPLTHPNPAIKALPQAVAWIEAISEAAYRESEEGFPIFLGGDHLLAAGTVPGIARRAAEKGRKQFVLWLDAHTDFHTLETTDSGNLHGTPVAYYTGQKGFEGYFPPLAAPIDPDNVCMMGIRSVDPAERAAIKQTGVAVYDMRLIDEHGVAALLRRFLQRVKEENGLLHVSLDVDFLEPSIAPAVGTTVPGGATFREAHLIMEMLHDSELVTSLDLVELNPFLDERGRTATVMVDLMASLLGRSVMDRPTINY